One part of the Paraglaciecola sp. L3A3 genome encodes these proteins:
- the chrA gene encoding chromate efflux transporter — MALIKQLLIIFLHFLLLGCVSFGGPAAHIGYFKSTFVDKLQWLKNDEYANLISLSQILPGPGSSQIGFAIGLHKAGLWGGVAAFIGFTLPSFILMYSLASITDFSQSKPWLVGLIYGLKLLAVVVVLDAVISMFKSFCKTKVAISIALSSAALLMLVSSPLWQIFVILSSAAIGVLTSRTTEKSVPFKFDSNKFSYWPLLVFLVLFALSLVSWSASYANMLAPFIQSGSLVFGGGHVVLPLLQASLGDSISQDAFVFGYAAAQGVPGPMFTIATYIGGIMNPAVPLTGALLATLAIFLPGFLLVLALRNVWQTLLANCYFLAATRGINAAVVGLLIAAFYNPILTSAITDLFDLVWVIAGFLILKIFKPHICILIVIFITLGLISVNV; from the coding sequence ATGGCACTCATTAAACAGCTGTTAATCATATTTTTACATTTCCTACTTTTGGGCTGCGTCAGTTTTGGCGGGCCAGCTGCACATATTGGCTATTTCAAATCGACTTTTGTCGATAAATTGCAATGGCTTAAAAATGACGAGTACGCGAATCTCATTAGTCTGAGCCAAATTTTACCCGGTCCAGGTTCCAGCCAAATTGGTTTTGCTATTGGTTTACATAAAGCAGGTTTATGGGGGGGAGTTGCTGCCTTTATTGGTTTTACTTTGCCGTCGTTTATCTTGATGTATTCTTTGGCTTCAATTACAGATTTTAGCCAGTCTAAGCCTTGGTTAGTGGGTTTAATATATGGCCTTAAACTATTAGCTGTAGTAGTCGTACTTGATGCAGTGATTAGTATGTTTAAGAGTTTTTGTAAAACTAAAGTTGCCATAAGTATTGCTCTTTCAAGTGCCGCTTTGTTAATGCTGGTGAGCTCTCCTTTGTGGCAAATATTTGTGATATTAAGCAGTGCGGCAATAGGTGTGTTAACGAGCCGTACAACAGAAAAAAGTGTGCCCTTCAAGTTTGACTCAAATAAATTTAGTTACTGGCCATTGTTAGTGTTTTTGGTTTTATTTGCACTGAGCTTGGTTAGTTGGTCTGCAAGTTATGCCAATATGTTAGCGCCCTTTATTCAGAGTGGCAGTTTGGTATTTGGAGGCGGACATGTAGTTTTACCTTTATTACAGGCATCACTAGGAGATAGCATTAGTCAGGATGCATTTGTTTTTGGCTATGCAGCCGCGCAAGGTGTTCCTGGCCCGATGTTTACGATTGCCACATATATTGGCGGTATAATGAATCCAGCAGTTCCATTGACTGGCGCTTTATTAGCCACTTTAGCTATCTTTTTACCGGGATTTTTACTGGTATTAGCGTTAAGAAATGTTTGGCAAACATTGCTTGCTAATTGTTATTTTTTGGCTGCAACAAGGGGAATCAATGCTGCCGTTGTGGGACTACTCATTGCCGCATTTTATAATCCGATATTGACTAGTGCGATAACTGATTTGTTTGATCTCGTATGGGTGATTGCAGGATTTTTGATACTAAAAATATTTAAACCACACATATGTATATTGATTGTTATTTTCATCACTCTAGGCTTAATAAGTGTGAATGTTTAA
- a CDS encoding OmpA family protein, which produces MKKLLVASAIALAMTSSVQAESNKEGEKWVGGFVEYYKTDHAETGAPFYLDSGKGLGVEFGFRFKPQWAARIEASSFDIDATPSDYSSNRFGADALYFLEDDLFYVFGGVKRTKIAESDYYLDLGLGKHWDLNENFKIITEIAAYQNLDTDNTHMGYKLGLAYAFGASSAPAASKDSDNDGVSNNMDSCANTPYGTKVDSKGCAIVAQSIDTDNDGVVDGKDKCANTPAEDKVDANGCSIFTEEQVSVNIKVLFANNSAVVQYPLDPQLKEFADFMKRFPSTDTVIEGHASAPGDAGYNMMLSEKRAKAVSDLFVKEYGINPNRLTVKGFGETQLLDTSNTAAAHKINRRITAKVTASTRVKVKK; this is translated from the coding sequence ATGAAAAAATTATTAGTCGCTAGTGCAATTGCTTTAGCTATGACTTCAAGTGTACAAGCTGAGTCAAATAAAGAAGGCGAAAAGTGGGTTGGTGGGTTTGTTGAATATTACAAAACTGATCATGCCGAAACTGGCGCGCCTTTCTACTTAGATAGTGGTAAAGGCTTAGGAGTGGAATTTGGTTTTAGATTTAAACCACAGTGGGCTGCTCGAATTGAAGCTTCAAGCTTTGATATCGATGCCACTCCTAGCGACTATTCAAGTAATCGCTTTGGTGCAGATGCGTTATATTTCCTAGAAGATGACTTGTTCTATGTCTTCGGTGGTGTGAAGCGTACCAAGATTGCAGAAAGTGATTACTACCTAGATTTAGGTTTAGGTAAGCACTGGGATCTAAACGAAAACTTTAAAATTATTACTGAAATTGCGGCATATCAGAATTTAGACACTGACAATACCCATATGGGATACAAGTTAGGTCTTGCTTATGCATTTGGCGCGAGTTCGGCTCCAGCAGCTTCTAAAGACAGTGATAATGATGGCGTTAGCAATAACATGGATAGCTGTGCCAATACTCCATACGGAACTAAAGTTGATAGTAAAGGTTGCGCAATCGTTGCTCAATCAATAGATACTGATAACGACGGTGTTGTAGATGGTAAAGATAAATGTGCTAACACACCAGCTGAAGACAAAGTTGATGCAAATGGCTGTAGCATATTTACTGAAGAACAAGTGTCAGTGAATATTAAAGTATTATTCGCTAATAACAGTGCCGTTGTGCAATATCCTCTTGATCCTCAGCTTAAAGAATTTGCTGACTTCATGAAACGATTCCCATCAACAGATACAGTGATTGAAGGACATGCATCAGCACCAGGTGATGCAGGCTACAACATGATGCTTTCTGAAAAACGAGCTAAAGCTGTTAGTGACTTATTTGTTAAAGAATACGGCATTAATCCTAATCGCTTAACTGTTAAAGGTTTCGGTGAAACTCAATTATTAGATACGTCTAATACTGCTGCTGCACATAAAATTAACCGTCGCATTACGGCTAAAGTAACTGCAAGCACAAGAGTAAAAGTTAAGAAGTAA
- a CDS encoding diguanylate cyclase translates to MSTYPNKLTLLIIDDDVICISSLSALFSKLFNVEVARDGKTALQSIMLKDIDLVLSAVNTPIISGQELCAFVKNSQLTSHIPIMFLAEQPTRDQEDECLAMGAIDYIDKNVRPSILVSRVKNLMAMVAQQKKLAQVSCTDGLTGLANRMQLDTTLNQEWYAAVRGGHPFSALLIDIDNFKLFNDAFGHLEGDKCLKKVALLIAASKRRERDFSARYGGEEFVLLLPFTDLAGAKTVAEDLLDKVRKQNIPSATGASHEIVTISIGAATFSPTEKTCTLSNATELLDKADTNLFKAKQAGRNRCVWD, encoded by the coding sequence ATGTCAACTTACCCCAACAAATTAACCTTACTTATTATTGACGATGATGTGATTTGTATATCAAGTCTAAGTGCGTTGTTTTCTAAACTGTTCAACGTAGAAGTTGCGCGGGATGGAAAAACGGCGTTACAAAGCATCATGCTAAAAGACATAGACTTAGTATTAAGTGCTGTAAACACTCCAATAATATCAGGCCAAGAACTGTGCGCTTTTGTAAAGAATAGCCAGTTAACTTCCCATATCCCTATTATGTTCTTAGCAGAACAACCTACCCGTGACCAAGAAGATGAATGTTTGGCAATGGGCGCTATTGACTATATCGATAAAAATGTTCGACCCAGTATATTAGTTTCACGAGTCAAAAATTTAATGGCAATGGTGGCGCAACAGAAAAAACTAGCGCAAGTATCTTGTACCGACGGTTTAACCGGTTTGGCCAATCGAATGCAACTTGATACGACACTTAACCAGGAATGGTATGCAGCCGTGCGTGGCGGTCACCCGTTTTCAGCTCTGTTAATTGACATTGATAATTTCAAGCTATTCAACGACGCATTTGGTCACTTAGAAGGCGATAAATGCTTAAAAAAGGTTGCCTTACTAATTGCAGCAAGCAAAAGGCGAGAAAGGGATTTTTCAGCTAGATATGGCGGAGAAGAGTTTGTTCTATTATTACCTTTTACCGATTTAGCTGGCGCGAAAACAGTCGCAGAAGATTTACTCGACAAAGTACGTAAACAGAATATACCTTCGGCTACTGGAGCTTCTCACGAGATAGTCACTATTAGCATTGGTGCCGCTACTTTTTCGCCGACAGAAAAAACTTGCACTTTATCAAATGCAACCGAATTACTCGATAAGGCCGACACCAACTTATTTAAAGCTAAACAAGCCGGTCGAAACCGTTGTGTCTGGGATTAA
- a CDS encoding transcriptional repressor, whose amino-acid sequence MIITDQQNVESQIYKARQFCEDKGARFTLLREKIYALLLGHEGAVGAYELLDELKLTEANAKPATIYRTLDFLLEFGLIHKIESTNAFVACHHFDCHHPVQFLICDTCGEVQEIQSVGLKDTLNKQANSVGFNVLKQTIEAHGTCSACQ is encoded by the coding sequence GTGATTATTACTGATCAACAAAATGTTGAGTCACAAATATACAAAGCAAGGCAGTTTTGTGAAGATAAAGGTGCTAGATTCACTCTATTAAGAGAAAAAATCTACGCCCTATTATTAGGTCATGAAGGAGCAGTTGGCGCTTATGAATTACTCGATGAACTTAAATTAACAGAAGCTAATGCGAAACCGGCTACTATATATCGCACGCTAGATTTTTTACTGGAATTTGGCTTGATTCATAAAATCGAATCAACTAATGCTTTTGTTGCTTGCCATCATTTTGATTGCCATCATCCTGTACAATTTTTAATTTGTGACACGTGTGGTGAAGTGCAAGAAATACAATCGGTAGGATTAAAAGATACATTAAATAAACAAGCTAACTCTGTTGGATTTAATGTATTAAAACAAACAATCGAAGCCCACGGAACCTGTTCAGCTTGTCAATAA
- the recQ gene encoding DNA helicase RecQ — MSQQPIDHFLLLTNAKEVLKNTFGYDHYRDGQAEVITNIINHKDVLVLMPTGGGKSLCYQIPAMILPGLTIVISPLISLMKDQVDALLANGVSAAYINSNLSPEEIFNVYKGMQDGFYKLIYVAPERLMQVDFIARLQSLSISLIAVDEAHCVSHWGHDFRKDYRLLGQLKEKLPNTPVMGLTATADLATRADIAHQLRLDNPFIFKGSFDRPNIRYNQITKYKATDQAISFVKQQDGSGIIYCNSRRKVDELSVALAKQGVSCAGYHAGLEGAIRDKIQRDFIQDRIDVIVATVAFGMGIDKSNVRFVVHFDLPRSIESYYQEIGRAGRDGMPAEALLLFDEKDAARIRQWISSGENPERNAVELQKFAAMEAFGEAQTCRRQILLNYFAEYSAGHCGNCDICLDPPKAFDGTVDAQKILSCVLRLQQNVASQYVIDVLRGKQLKRIFENQHEQLSTFGIGKQQSDEYWHNLINQLIHRGLLRVDITQNAVLKLTEEARPMLKNTQSLQLAVPRLTVNLGKKSKFQAQDYDRALFAKLKHLRKVIAEQDDVPPFVVFSDATLADMANKCPESSSEFLDIHGVGATKLERYGVRFIEAISKHINK; from the coding sequence TTGTCACAACAGCCTATAGATCATTTTCTCTTGTTAACTAATGCAAAAGAAGTGCTAAAAAACACCTTTGGTTATGATCACTATAGAGACGGTCAAGCTGAAGTGATTACAAATATAATTAATCATAAAGATGTGTTGGTCTTAATGCCAACTGGTGGTGGTAAATCTTTGTGTTATCAAATTCCAGCCATGATATTGCCGGGGTTAACGATTGTCATTTCCCCATTGATTTCGTTAATGAAAGATCAAGTTGATGCGCTGTTAGCTAATGGTGTTAGTGCCGCTTATATCAACTCAAACTTATCACCTGAAGAAATATTTAATGTGTATAAAGGCATGCAAGATGGTTTTTATAAGCTTATATATGTTGCTCCTGAAAGGTTAATGCAAGTTGATTTTATCGCGCGCCTTCAGTCATTGAGTATCAGTTTAATTGCTGTGGATGAAGCACACTGTGTCTCTCATTGGGGACACGACTTTCGCAAAGATTACCGATTACTTGGTCAACTAAAAGAAAAACTTCCTAATACGCCTGTGATGGGCTTAACCGCTACTGCTGACTTAGCTACTCGAGCTGACATTGCTCACCAACTACGTTTAGATAACCCTTTTATATTTAAAGGCAGTTTTGATCGACCTAACATTCGATACAATCAAATCACCAAATATAAAGCTACTGATCAAGCGATTAGTTTTGTTAAGCAACAAGATGGTAGCGGTATTATTTATTGCAATAGCCGCAGAAAAGTAGACGAGTTATCTGTGGCGCTAGCTAAACAAGGTGTAAGTTGTGCTGGTTATCATGCTGGGTTAGAAGGGGCGATACGGGATAAAATTCAACGTGATTTTATTCAAGATAGAATTGATGTGATTGTCGCAACAGTGGCATTTGGTATGGGCATTGATAAATCAAACGTGCGTTTTGTCGTGCATTTTGACTTACCCCGTAGTATTGAATCATATTATCAAGAAATTGGTCGAGCTGGGCGAGATGGTATGCCTGCTGAGGCGTTATTGTTATTTGATGAAAAAGACGCGGCACGTATCCGTCAATGGATATCTTCTGGTGAAAACCCAGAAAGAAATGCTGTTGAACTGCAAAAGTTTGCGGCAATGGAAGCTTTTGGTGAAGCACAAACTTGTAGACGTCAAATTCTGCTTAATTATTTTGCTGAGTATTCAGCAGGGCATTGCGGAAACTGTGATATTTGCCTAGATCCACCCAAAGCTTTCGACGGAACGGTTGATGCTCAGAAGATTCTTTCCTGTGTTCTACGATTACAACAAAATGTCGCTAGTCAATACGTCATTGATGTCTTACGTGGTAAACAATTAAAACGTATTTTTGAAAATCAGCATGAACAACTTTCTACCTTTGGTATAGGAAAACAACAATCAGATGAGTATTGGCATAACCTGATTAATCAATTAATTCATCGAGGCTTGTTACGAGTTGATATCACCCAAAATGCTGTATTGAAATTAACCGAAGAAGCACGGCCTATGTTGAAAAACACCCAGTCTTTGCAATTAGCGGTGCCAAGGTTGACTGTCAACTTAGGCAAAAAATCTAAATTCCAAGCGCAAGATTATGACCGAGCATTATTTGCCAAGCTTAAACATTTACGTAAAGTCATTGCAGAACAAGATGATGTACCACCTTTTGTGGTGTTTAGTGATGCAACTCTGGCTGATATGGCCAATAAATGCCCTGAGTCTTCGTCTGAATTTTTAGATATCCATGGCGTGGGTGCTACTAAGTTAGAGCGATATGGTGTGCGATTTATTGAAGCGATTAGTAAGCATATTAATAAATAA
- a CDS encoding diguanylate cyclase, with the protein MQRKVLIIEYDSSSMKVLRNLISKAGLRPVSTASLIEAKHVFSASAPEEYLCAVVNFNLPDATKGQAVDFAIQSFLPTIVVTDTLDDEIRIDILQKNIVDYIPKENAQVYEYLTRLLARLDKNKKVGVLVVDDSRVDRSAMVSLLRRHNFITYEAQNASQAIQVLTNQSTIKLAIIDENIPGMSGLQMISKLRRTYSEEDLGIIGIATDSNNGLSARFIKSGANDYLYKPYCHEEFLCRIMQNVERLENIATIKRVANSDYLTGLPNRRHFFSCVEAIQKNKPKQQSLAIIDIDHFKNINDTYGHDCGDYALKEIAKLVADFFADYIAARFGGEEFCVYFTNTNAEKVFEIMNVFRVALQNTTLIFEKQHIYCTVSVGLTSQTKGGINGMIRMADENLYTAKNGGRNKVISN; encoded by the coding sequence ATGCAACGTAAAGTACTGATTATTGAATATGACTCAAGTAGCATGAAAGTACTGCGAAACTTGATTTCTAAGGCGGGTTTGCGTCCTGTATCTACCGCTAGTTTAATCGAAGCAAAACATGTGTTTTCAGCTTCTGCACCTGAAGAGTATTTGTGTGCAGTCGTTAACTTTAATTTGCCAGATGCAACTAAGGGACAGGCAGTTGATTTTGCCATTCAATCTTTCTTACCCACAATAGTGGTAACTGATACCTTAGATGATGAAATCAGAATTGATATTCTGCAAAAAAATATAGTTGATTATATTCCCAAAGAAAATGCTCAAGTTTATGAATATCTCACAAGATTATTGGCAAGATTAGATAAAAATAAAAAAGTAGGCGTATTGGTAGTAGATGATTCACGAGTGGATAGAAGTGCAATGGTTTCATTATTAAGAAGGCATAATTTTATTACTTATGAAGCACAAAATGCCAGCCAAGCTATACAAGTGTTAACTAATCAATCTACTATTAAACTGGCAATTATTGATGAAAACATTCCAGGCATGTCTGGTTTACAAATGATTTCTAAGTTACGTAGAACATATAGTGAAGAAGACTTGGGGATTATAGGTATCGCAACTGATAGCAATAATGGACTATCAGCTCGGTTTATTAAAAGTGGCGCTAATGATTATTTATATAAGCCTTATTGCCATGAAGAATTTCTCTGCCGGATCATGCAAAATGTTGAGAGGTTAGAGAATATAGCCACCATAAAACGTGTGGCAAATTCCGATTATTTGACTGGTTTACCTAACCGACGACATTTTTTTTCTTGTGTTGAAGCCATACAAAAAAACAAACCGAAACAACAGAGTTTAGCCATTATTGACATCGACCATTTCAAGAATATAAATGACACTTATGGCCATGATTGCGGAGATTATGCTTTAAAAGAAATAGCTAAATTGGTAGCTGATTTTTTTGCTGACTATATTGCTGCTCGTTTTGGTGGTGAAGAATTTTGTGTCTATTTTACAAATACTAATGCAGAAAAAGTATTCGAAATCATGAATGTATTTCGTGTCGCTTTGCAAAATACAACTCTGATTTTTGAAAAGCAACACATATATTGTACTGTAAGTGTCGGTTTAACTAGTCAAACTAAAGGCGGTATTAATGGAATGATACGCATGGCTGATGAAAATTTATATACCGCTAAAAATGGTGGCAGAAATAAAGTAATTAGTAATTAG
- the nudC gene encoding NAD(+) diphosphatase has translation MIEQNITISHETLAIWFVFSGDKMLIPKENSHLLKCRWQNLAFAHAYKQQIVKIGSYKELPCLLVDMGNETIDEEDLALVGLRSVLNECSDTFFGIAARSWQVALFIRTHRFCGQCGSKMQQVDWEMAMQCMRCSHRCYPRISPCIIVAIRNKDKILLAQGKSQQSRNMYSIIAGFVESGETLEQAVHREVFEEVGIKVKNLKYFASQPWPFPHALMMGYLADFDSCDIQVDGKEILRAGWFDISELPNIPPKLSIAGQLIEQTITEIQQSSC, from the coding sequence ATGATTGAACAAAATATAACTATTAGCCACGAAACATTAGCCATTTGGTTTGTTTTTAGTGGCGATAAAATGTTAATTCCAAAAGAAAACTCACATTTACTCAAGTGTCGTTGGCAAAACTTAGCATTTGCTCATGCATATAAACAACAAATTGTTAAAATTGGTAGTTATAAAGAATTACCGTGTTTGTTAGTCGACATGGGCAACGAAACGATTGACGAAGAAGATTTAGCACTGGTGGGCTTGCGTAGTGTATTAAATGAATGTTCAGATACCTTTTTTGGCATAGCTGCAAGGTCTTGGCAAGTCGCTTTGTTTATCCGAACCCATAGGTTTTGTGGCCAATGTGGTTCTAAAATGCAACAAGTTGATTGGGAAATGGCTATGCAATGTATGCGTTGCAGTCATAGGTGTTACCCGAGAATTTCACCATGTATTATAGTTGCGATACGTAACAAAGATAAAATCCTCTTGGCGCAAGGAAAGTCCCAGCAATCACGAAATATGTATTCTATTATCGCAGGATTTGTTGAAAGTGGCGAAACCTTAGAACAAGCGGTGCATAGAGAAGTCTTTGAGGAAGTAGGGATTAAAGTCAAAAACCTTAAATATTTTGCCAGTCAGCCTTGGCCTTTCCCTCATGCATTAATGATGGGCTATTTAGCTGATTTTGATTCATGCGATATTCAAGTCGACGGCAAAGAAATACTAAGAGCTGGTTGGTTTGATATCAGTGAATTGCCTAATATCCCACCTAAACTTTCTATTGCGGGACAACTCATAGAACAAACTATTACAGAGATTCAACAAAGTTCTTGCTAA
- a CDS encoding chemotaxis protein CheX, with protein MNSEFINPFIIALLNVIETMAQTKLTPGKPQKKGNNQAGGDVSGLIGMVGDDIKGSLSISFEESLVLEIMHKMLGEKPEGINSDVNDMVGEITNMICGGAKNDLDQKGYNFGMATPMIVSGKNHTIDHQVDGKKMVMPFTHPSGNLYLEMCFNK; from the coding sequence ATGAATTCTGAATTTATTAATCCATTTATTATTGCATTACTCAATGTGATAGAAACTATGGCCCAGACAAAACTGACTCCCGGTAAACCCCAAAAAAAGGGAAATAATCAGGCAGGTGGCGATGTATCCGGATTAATAGGTATGGTAGGAGACGATATTAAAGGTTCTCTTTCTATCTCCTTTGAAGAAAGTTTAGTCCTTGAAATCATGCACAAAATGTTAGGTGAAAAGCCAGAAGGCATCAATTCAGATGTGAATGATATGGTAGGCGAAATAACAAACATGATTTGTGGAGGGGCTAAAAATGATCTTGACCAAAAAGGATACAACTTTGGTATGGCAACCCCTATGATAGTCTCAGGCAAAAATCATACAATTGATCATCAAGTCGATGGGAAAAAAATGGTCATGCCATTTACCCACCCATCGGGTAATTTATATTTAGAAATGTGTTTTAATAAGTAA
- a CDS encoding secondary thiamine-phosphate synthase enzyme YjbQ — MWTQQRLILKPKSRGYHLITDEVVSQLSDLANISTGLLHLFIQHTSASLTINENADPTVRQDMETHINKMVPDNMAYYLHNYEGADDMPAHIKASLLGSHVSVPISDGALALGMWQGIILGEHRNRAGSRHLIATLSGE; from the coding sequence ATGTGGACTCAACAACGTTTAATTTTAAAGCCCAAATCTAGAGGTTATCACCTTATTACTGATGAGGTAGTGAGCCAATTGAGCGATTTGGCAAATATATCGACGGGTTTATTGCACCTGTTTATCCAGCATACGAGTGCCAGTTTAACCATCAACGAAAATGCCGATCCTACCGTTAGGCAAGATATGGAGACACATATCAATAAGATGGTACCAGATAATATGGCCTATTATCTGCATAACTATGAAGGGGCTGATGATATGCCCGCTCATATTAAAGCCAGTTTACTTGGCAGCCACGTGTCCGTCCCTATAAGTGACGGTGCGCTGGCGTTAGGTATGTGGCAAGGAATAATACTAGGCGAACATCGCAACAGAGCTGGTAGCCGTCACTTAATTGCGACGTTATCAGGGGAATGA
- the dnaB gene encoding replicative DNA helicase, whose protein sequence is MAVKEVSRKNKDQNVEKLKIPPHSIEAEQSVLGSMLIAPDSWDKVAEIVVEDDFYNHSHQVIYRSILGLLSKNEPIDLITVSEHLENLDELEAAGGFAYLGELARNTPSSANVTAYAQIIKERAVTRELIGVAHEIADTGYNPEGRNSGEILDMAESKVFEIAEKRTGKNEGPKNVESVLGKTIDRLEELVKSNKDVTGVSTGYTDLDKKTSGLQPSDLIILAARPSMGKTTFAMNLCENAMLLETKPVLVFSLEMPAEQIMMRMLASLSRVDQTKVRTAQLDDEDWARMSNTMAMLKDKDNLFIDDSSGLTPMEVRTRARKLARDKGGISLIMIDYLQLMQVPGLSDNRTLEIAEISRSLKSLAKELEVPVVALSQLNRSLEQRSDKRPINSDLRESGSIEQDADLIMFIYRDEVYNEQSTEKGIAEIIIGKQRNGPIGTSRLTFQGQFSRFDNYAGPAIEDEY, encoded by the coding sequence ATGGCTGTAAAAGAAGTTTCTCGTAAAAATAAAGATCAAAATGTTGAAAAACTAAAGATCCCACCACATTCTATCGAAGCCGAGCAGTCTGTCTTGGGCAGCATGTTAATTGCTCCTGACTCTTGGGATAAAGTGGCAGAAATTGTAGTGGAAGATGATTTTTACAATCATTCCCATCAAGTTATTTATCGTTCTATTTTAGGTTTGTTATCGAAGAATGAACCCATTGATTTAATTACTGTTTCTGAACATTTAGAAAATTTAGATGAATTAGAAGCAGCCGGCGGTTTTGCTTATTTAGGTGAGCTGGCACGGAATACACCAAGCTCAGCTAACGTGACTGCATATGCGCAAATTATTAAAGAGCGCGCAGTGACTCGTGAGTTAATCGGTGTGGCTCACGAAATTGCGGATACAGGTTATAATCCAGAAGGCCGAAATAGTGGCGAAATTTTGGATATGGCCGAAAGTAAGGTCTTCGAAATTGCTGAAAAAAGAACCGGCAAAAACGAAGGCCCTAAAAATGTTGAATCGGTGCTAGGTAAAACCATAGATCGATTAGAAGAGCTGGTTAAAAGTAATAAAGACGTGACAGGTGTGTCTACTGGATACACTGACTTAGATAAAAAAACCAGTGGTTTACAACCTTCTGACTTAATTATTCTCGCAGCACGTCCATCTATGGGGAAAACGACATTCGCCATGAACCTGTGCGAGAACGCAATGTTGTTGGAAACTAAGCCTGTATTAGTATTTAGTCTAGAAATGCCTGCAGAACAAATCATGATGCGTATGCTGGCGTCTTTAAGTCGTGTCGATCAGACCAAAGTGCGTACCGCTCAATTGGACGATGAAGATTGGGCTAGAATGTCAAATACTATGGCTATGTTAAAAGATAAAGATAACCTGTTTATTGATGACTCTTCGGGCCTAACTCCGATGGAAGTCAGGACCCGGGCAAGAAAATTAGCCCGAGATAAAGGTGGTATAAGTTTAATCATGATCGATTATTTGCAACTTATGCAAGTGCCTGGTTTAAGTGATAACCGTACCTTAGAAATTGCCGAAATATCTCGTTCTTTGAAATCTCTAGCAAAAGAGCTAGAAGTGCCAGTTGTTGCTCTATCTCAGTTAAATCGTAGTCTAGAACAAAGAAGTGATAAAAGGCCGATAAACTCGGATTTACGGGAATCAGGTTCCATAGAGCAAGATGCGGATTTGATCATGTTCATTTATAGAGACGAAGTCTATAACGAACAAAGTACCGAAAAAGGGATTGCCGAAATTATCATTGGTAAACAACGTAATGGCCCGATAGGGACATCTAGATTAACCTTCCAAGGGCAGTTTTCGCGCTTCGATAATTATGCTGGCCCAGCCATAGAAGATGAGTATTAA